From Malaya genurostris strain Urasoe2022 chromosome 2, Malgen_1.1, whole genome shotgun sequence:
CAAAAAACACATTTAccatttgattgcaaatcacctttaCATTCGAAAAGAAATTcgttggaaatcggttaaactgttttcaatgTATTCGAAAGGTTGATTCGCACCATTGAACTGAAGAATCCAAACCACGGTATTTCGTCTCTCCGTCTGTAAACGACAATAGgacttttcgttcgtacgaatgatgttcgaaagcACGTACCGTTCGAAACTAAACTGGCATTCATTCTAGcttttcgcatatggttaattaCAAGAGCTAAAGTGATTTCATCGTGGcttagcattttttttcgaagaagCTTACTGAtgtttaaatattttgtaacaaacgagtcgcgttcgaataCATTCGAGTGGTCGATACGGACgggaacaagaatgagggtgaatatTCATCGATTATCTTGAGAaagataaaaatattcaaaagcgAATACTAACCAGAGCTTAAAGTTGTCACACATTCCCCATGAaataatccaatccaacagcctcattttcaatattttactgtctcattcgaaaATGACCGGCACCAGAAAAAACcggagagagacgaagcattcgcGTTTCTCATTGAAGcaaagagagagtataattgcaaaTGTTACTTTTTCCTCTACGACAAGACGAAAAAACTAacgtgtattgaaaatctgtgacgcttggctataaaaagtgactaaaacatGACAAATCGAAGCAATTAcaacccagaacctctttggaaactaaAACTACTACGAAATCgggcaccaacaggtaaaagttattgtgaaaccttgttctgtcattttcgattctcacagtTTCGGTGTCACACCACTTATTTAGTGCTGTGTtatttcgtttcgatttcttcacatttcgccttcggctcatcagtgttttataagcagttcaaactgccatctccacctagcagttcaatttaaagcaCTAAGCAGACTCTAAATTTACAcattttgcgtctgcttagcggtttaaatagCAGTTCAATTAGATCTGTTTTAagaactgatgagccgaaggcgaatggTGAAGAGATTGACACAAATAGTTGTTTATGAAAAGTAAAAACAGATAAATCTGGATCACGACTGTTGGGTTTTGTGTTCATAAGAAAGCTGGTAAATATATTCGATGTTATGGATTCAAAGTAAGCAAAACATAACGTACAGTTTGAACTTTAAGATCTCCAAATTATATTCATCACAACCTGCTGCTCTTATCGCACAGTCTACCAGACAAAAAGGAAAACCATAAGAAGCGATCAACCCTTCAAACCGTTTCTGTACAACTTCGCACTTCGGACGATCGCAAATCATGAAAATCCTATACAAAGATCAATCGAGTATTCGAATCTCGTGTGGCTGAGGGTGTGTGGGTGTTCAAGTGCCGTCGTCATGTCTATCCTATTCCGGCAGACGGTTCCCCGGAAAACCTACCGACTACTGCTAGCAGCTAGAGCTTACATATTCCGATTTTTTTACTGCTTTTCCGTTTTACCTACGACCCCACCGCCACCCATTAGCAGATGTTCGCCCGCTATCAACCCACTCGACGGTTGGTGGGCGTAGTTGCGAATCTGGTGCAGCGAGATCAGCTGGTTCGGAAAACTGTTACCGGCCGTATTGGCCGCGGCCTGCTGgatcgacttctggttctggaaacTGATGGCATCGTACAGATAGGAAGGCCGCTGGGCTGCCGCCAGCTGCTGATGGTGATGTGCCGCTGCCAGCGTGTTGAGGTGCGGTGGCATCGCATTGATCGGTGTGAATGCCGAGTTCGTAGTGGTTTTCGTGACACTCGAGGCGTCATAGCCTCCACTAGTCACCACGACATTCGTCGCCGATGAGGTTGGCGTCTGGTTATTCAcatgctgttgctgttgttgctgctgctgctgctgctgttgctgttgttgggGGTTCTGTCGAATTACGACCAAGTCTTCGCCGACGTCATCCGAATTGGCTGAGTTGCCACCGTTCAGGTTACGATGATGATCTGGGAAATTAAAAAGAAATGGTTGTAGTCAAATCGTAAAAATCGACTCAACAACTCAGATTTACCATTTGCGGAGTTGTTTCCACCGCCTCCACCTCCACCGCcatgttgctgctgttgttgctgttggaGGGCAAAGTCGtactgttgctgctgttgttgttgcattGCTTCCGCCAGAGAAGCTGCGGAATCGGGACTAACCTTCGGCCAGTAGGGATGATCACCGCCAGCAGCCACCAGACTGGCGGCCGCAGCATTACCGACCATTCCACCCATTCGATTGAGGCCTAGTCCAGCCAGACCTGCCAAACCAGCGGCCGCATCGGCGGCCGAAAGTCCTGCTGCGGCTGCGGCTGCAGCAGCTGCCGCCGCCGcgctattgttattattgttgttgttgttattattgctATTGTTGCCACGATTCCGGCGCTTCTCCTCCTTCTCCGCGTGTTTCTGCATGTGCTTGGCGAGGTAGGTCTCCTGGGTGTACGATTTGCCGCACAGCTGGCAGATGTGCGTCTTCAGGTGCTTCGAGTCCTTGTGCTTTGGTATGTGCTCCAACAGGGACGCCTCGTCGGTGAAGCACTTGTAGCAGGAGTTGCATTTGTACGGTTTGTCGGTCTGATGGCACCGGGAGTGGGACTGCAGGTTCGAGAGCTGCGAAAATGCCTTCGGGCAGCCCGGATGGCGACACTTGTACGGTTTGTCACCGGTGTGCGTTCGTATGTGCTGCTGCAGGTGCGACAACTGGGTGAACTTCCGCTGGCAGATCTCGCACCGGTACGGTTTGATGCCGAGGTGTATCCGCGTGTGCTGCGACAGGTAGCTCGAGTTGGCAAACGCCTTTGTACATTGGGAGCACTTGTACGGTTTGGTTTCGCGCATGTGCAACTGACCACCGTGCAGCTGCAGGTCGCCCTTGTTGGCAAAGATCTGCGGAAGGAATGAGAAATTGATCGATTAGTATTTGTTCAAAATCAGAagcaaaataaactcaaataggAAAACATTTTCCCCACGAAACGATGACCCCCAAAAATAACCGCCGTTTCCTTCGGTTGTTTGATGTCTAATAGGTCTATTTGATCATAAAACCCTGACCGTGCAACGCTTCACAGATCAAGGAAATACATTACACGGTGCTCTGCTGTGAGTCTCGTCGTCGTCGTAGGTTAGCGTGGTTTGAGATTGTCTCGTACCTGCAATAATAGTGTGGCTGCACTTTACCGCCTCCGATGGGAAGGTTCAAATACTCGAAAATaaagaaacaacaaaaaaacataaCCCCAACAACAAAGTGCGAAGTTTATAATAGTGCTTAGCCGGCGATGACGATCATGATGACGACGACAACGTCGGGGCTGCCTGCCGCTGCTGTTGGCCGCCGACGAACAACACTCATCAATTTGATTAATGAATTTACACGAGAATAATGACTCGAAATTGCTGTTTTAGCAAGCAGTTTCGAGTGAGGGTTTCTTTTGGCTCTTGGCGCGCGGTGGCTTCCAGTGTTTGTTGGGTTGGTTCGTTTGTGCGCGATCGAATGGCTAGCCGATCGAATTATGCACGGCAAGCAAGCGAACGAATTCGGTAATTAATAATTACTTATCCGAATGGTTTTGTGCGCGCGTCAGTCGGTCAATGTGAGGTTCGatgtttcttcttcttcttcctctcTCTGCACCGCCGCCGTTTGTTTGCTCAGATTGTAGTGCGCAGCACTCCGAAGGTTGAAGGTTACCTGACTCTTCTTCCGAACGTCCGAACTGTTTGGAAAGTTCTTCGCATTTTGCTGATGATGCTGCTTTACCCAAGTGTTTACTTTAATTTGTCGCTTTCGACTCTTCAGTGCgtattagcagttcaaattgaaagtCCAATGCTACTTAGCATTTCCATTTGAGTTGGCGAGCAAAcgtgatacgtaaaaaaatgatGACTTCAAGTCAATGATATTGTTTGTTAGAACTtacatctccgaaaccggaattgacaaccatttgatctttaaatttgattcacaatccaataaaagctttcaaacgaactagTACATATGGAAATCGGCTCAGTTATCTCGGAGAAAAGCaaacgcattttgtcggttacgtcacttatacaaataTATCTCCGTCACCGAAAGTGACAGACATATCCGAGACAATTTAGCGGAGAGACAAAATCCCTTAAAAAGTGCACAGGCACAggaattttccgatctcgtcgagctgctTCACTTTTTCGTCAAAGATGGCTGgaaagattttcacaaacttatattcaagtaAAAACGCGGTGTTGATAATAATCTTCTTAAAAAATATCATCCTTGTGTTCTCCTATTCCGAATAAGTGAGTCGAAATTTCTTCTCCTAATACTATGGTTCAAACTGCTTGCCAAACATATTATTACTTATCGCTTGTCAAATACAAAGTTTGGTTATTTTCGCGATATTCATTATTTAAATATGTTCTTATTTTATTAGTAATGGCATGTAAATCCCCCAGGAACAAGTTCTGATAAGGCATCCTACTCAAAAGTTTCTATACAAAACAAACTGACAGTCTTCATTAACTCTAGACCAATAtactaaatttttcaacttttttattttttttcaaaaaaaatttaaccacAATGTTTTGACTTTAATGTACTTATTTAATCTATTTTCCCGTTCTTGAATTTGCCAGTACTGTTAATTGGTCGCGGTCAGGCGCGCACccagtaaatttttttcggagggggtttcagAATAAGATGTTTAATTTCCATAACGAAttacgatgattttttttgatatAGTCGTTTGTTGGAAATTGACCTAAACATGACGAATTTCGAGCTAAATCTTATTCGCAGTTGgtaaaattttctcaaatttgaatgaaactttctggacatgtagactttgttttaaaatgtcacatggcatactttgttttttttccaaaatttatctagactgtcttttaaaaagggctaaacttttttaatgaTGTTTAATCAAATACTTGACGAGCCTACAAAATAGTATTAAACTATTGAGTTTcataaaatcagtcaaattttcccATAAAAATACTTCCATATCGAAACCTACACTgaacaaaattgatttttaatctttaaaatcaaattacaaaaaagaaCATTTCTTGATTTAAAAAAGTGTCTTTTTTctataaactaaactgaaatatttgatattcgcaaaaagtatcagtaatcgagaagaaaaagttttagttagaaaaacgtttttttcctaaaactGCCCGTCTTACAATATATGGACGGTTGGAAGGGAACATAATAACCTACCTTGGGACAAAGTTTCATTAAATTCGAAAGTGGCGTTCTTattttgaaaaccgatttttttcagtgtaggattcaaatacagggtccggcactcgaagtgtaaccaattaaaaaggcaataaattcagtttggaaaattacttttatttaattcaaagtacaaaatgtgtaaaaataatacaaaattcagaatcaattcacttttgctcgatatgaccaccttttgccttgactatggctttgagacggtcaaaaaacgaatcgcaagctgcccgaatgtgacttgcaggtgtattttgacccactcgcggacaataacttttttcagcgcctcgagactggtgtatcttttagttcggactttgctctccaaaatggcccaaagagaataatccattggattcgcatctggtgaattcgagagccattgtgtggacgtgatgaagttcggaacgttgtttttcagccattcttggttcactcaagctttgtgagacggtgccgagtcctgctgaaacgtccatggtctgccaccgaaatgtttgtctgcccacggcttcaaagcaacctccagaatactttcccgataatatgtcgcatttaccttgacgccaggctcgaaggtctgaagttggttacacttcgagtgccggaccctgtagatgaaTTTCGCGTATAAAGTCGTATTCGGAATTGGCAGCATATATACTTTATCACAAAAACCCACTTTGttcactttgtttttccaaaattgatctagactatcTTTTGAAAAGAACTAGACGTCtttagaaaaatgacaaatcctaccaAACATTGTTGTGGTGGTGATGCTCTCAAAATAGGCCTGATTttcgaataaatatagtgacaaaattttacactgaaaaaaaaatcgatccgagaaatttgaattcaaattacaaaaaaacgcCATTctttatttgattgaaattttgtctCAAACTTGTCCTTATCTACCACTGATACTTTTTACATATTATCGTTGCAACTAGCAATAAGGTATTCGGtgtaattttttcacaaaatgagTGTCATTGGAAGCTTGGATGATCGTAACTTGCAGTTTACTTTAgtttttagtaaaaaaaaatactggataaaaaaaactcagtttagacaagaaatagttttttgttcgaacaaacttttttcCTTGAATGTGACCTTCTTCCAATGTATGAACGGTTTGTAGGGAAGGTAATCACCATATTTTGGACAAGATTTTACCTAAATTAAAATtggcttttttttgtaaatcgatttaaaatttttaaaattaatttttttcaaagtagGAATCGATTATGATTTTTCTCAGTgtttttactgaaaatttttactgatTCTGGAAAAATTACTAAgataacacttttttgtagcGCTTATCACATTTGAAAATAACTCTTTGAAAAGAATTGGTTCAAAATgtttagcccttttcaaaagacagtctgggTATCAATTTTTGGGGGACAAAGTGACTTTTTGGGATGACAAATCGAGTTGGCGAGGAACTTAAGCCTTGGCAGATTCCTCGTTAGCTTTGGCATATTAGCTTTGAAAATTCtatggaataaaaaaaataaaatgtccTCAGATAGTTACGCTATCGAGCGGTCCAATCTCTCATTTTCTATTATCATTGTGTTGGACTACAAAGGAcggttgaatttgaatgttcattATTCGAAATATGTTCAATATTCGAATTTGTTTAGCAAATTATGAAAATCCCTCAATTCGAAATTCACAAGTCTTCCCTAACCAGTCCATAGCTCTTCAGctaaaaattgttgttaagcACAGAATCAACCCACTCAGACAAAGCAATATGCATCTCCTACGCATTGGTGTCCTTCCAGTAATTAAATCCCTATTTAGTTTCTTACACTTTAGTAAGTCTTCTCCATAGCGGCCTCTGCAATATTTTAGTCCGAGCAAGCAAGTTTTCGCTTTCGGCTTGTTCTGTCACGTCATCTTTTTGTCATTTTGAGCGCCAGAAGAAGTTATCTGAGTAATAAGTATGAAACACATAATTTACGACTACTCACACATCCACATCACTTGTCACTGCCCCGTCGGAACGCGAGTGTCTTTCACGTCACTCCGTGCTTACAACTTTCATTTTCCTTCATTGAATCCCGCGCGTCCGAGTGGAAGAGCAGAATGAAAAACGTTTTGTTTTGGACGccgtttttttataattttagaatttttctcCCATCGACTGCCGCCAGCGTACGACGTACTAACTGTCAAACTGTTGTGGCGGTGCTTGTATTTGTGCTCGTGAGAAAGAGTACCCAAAACAAAAGCTAAAAATAGTAACATTTAATGTGTTCGAAAGATGACCCCCCGATCACAATATAATCGGTGGATGGGACTCTTGCTTGGGCGTTAATGTTCGTTGAGAACAGTGGCCTGACGGGGACGGGTAGCAGATGTTGTCTCAGAGAGCGTCAATcaggaagagtttttttttaatgtaattctttatttttgttGTCGCAATAATTTAAACACCGTCTTGCGAATCTCGGAATAGTAGGATAATGTCCAATAAAAGTTATTATATTTTCGGGAGTCTGCTTTTATCACTTATAGAACTCTTCCCACTTCCATAGCAACTGCTTCGCTCAGTTCTTCATGTTCTAAATTGGAAAACAAACTTCAACTataggaagtcaccttggatcgTTTATATatttactttatctcaacgatctaaattttccgATCAAGTCCATGAAGCTATCATAAGCCGATGACTTCAACTAATTTCATGTCATCAAATCTACAGCTGAAGCAAAATTCCTACAagagcagttgaataatttgactaatTTGTGTAATATTAACAGAATGGTTTTCAACGCCTCCAAATGCTTCGTCATCTCTTTCAATCGCAAACAGTTTGTTTGTCAGTTTTGACTATAATCTTTCACAAATtgtttactatctccaaagcctctaAATTTCCGCGTAGACTGTTTCGAGCTCTTACAGTTTTTACTATTCGATATCCATCGCTGTAATAttcgaaactatttttttcttcggatcccctatgctagaactaattatgggtacAACGAACcttttgccagcatgtgccgcatattcaaccactgttccaattcattcgacaTTAATCTATTGGGGAACGTTGTCAAGAAACTGTTCCTAGGGTTACTATCTTAATAGTTTCAGTGttagttagtttagaaatactgcgtttaagtgaaatgtattatttggatgattgtaatctgttgatgcaaaagaagaggaggttttatgaCTGTTGGAgacaaataaacaataaatcatTTTGCTATCGTGGAATACTCAGGAATGCCTCAGGGAAGTCATTTAGATCCGTTAATATTTTTGCTGCAGCTCAACGATCTTAACTATTAGTAAGAGTTTTGAATTATATATTAAAACAGAGTAATATTAAGATGTCTGCATATTACAGACTCGTCGGTGTAGTGCCGGATGTtcccaaatgcatcttgacatgaaacgtgtgcatttacttcaatgcaataagcgaataatgttgtttacatccagttttataaagagttggatgcaattcaatttgcaaaagacaataacaatgtgcattatATGGAGCacaaaaacattaagtacaacattccagtatatatggatgatagtgctgtagaagtgcgtgtgcatgatcttcactcaagcgtcaccgattcttatattcgcaaaactatgtcccaatacggagagattctctctatctaaaaagaaaagtggaagaattttttccccggtattctaaatggcgtacgtttgttacgcatgcgcttgaagaggcctataccttcttgtgtgactttcggtcaggatacaagaatcttgtgcaaatcacttgttacctatcacaatcagatggccacatgtcaatattggccCCTCAATCCTCACAGGAGGGAAAATGGAaactcctctcctcctagaaaaagggtgacaacgagatccaactcaaaaaaaaattatttaaaaaatcggctcaatcggccacgtaacacTTGTCCGCAAATaggtctgaataaaaatatattttaaataaaaaaaattcaacaaacgactttacCAAAATAAAATGCGTAATGCGTATGGAAATTAATCATGAatttcaagtttgtgaaaatctgaaaatgtgtCTGTAAAATCACTTTTGGTTacggatatatatatatatatatatatatatatatatatatatatatatatatatatatatatatatatatatatatatatatatatatatatatatatatatatatatatatatatatatatatatatatatatatatatatatatatatatatatatatatatatatatatgtaaaagtgacgtaaccgacaaaatgcattTGTTTTtctccgcacaattttctccgagatgactgaaccgatttccatatgtacaagtttgttttgaaagCTTTTAGTggattgtgaatcaagtttgaaGTCATTGGTTGTCAATTCCGGTGTCGGAGATGTaaaggcataagtgacgtaaccgacaaaatgtgtttttttttattcgcacaattttctcggagacaactgaaccgatttccacaaatttaggcCCGTTCGAAAGCTGGTGGTGAATCATGTTCGAAAATCTGCTGACTGCCACTTCCGGTTCTAAATATAtactggtataagtgacgtacccgacaaaacgcgttttttttttctatccgcatgTTTTCAACAGAAACCAACCAACGatcaaattcaaatgtattattgctgatacttttggtttcgagaaCGCTGTCGAATAAGCGACGTAAGCGTGACGTCTCGCTTTTCTAAACTAACCAAAACAATCTGAAtgatttttcgttaaaaatcaGCCCAATTTCGAATTGGAAATTatcctaacgaaaaaaaaaacagtttcaatgagactgtttgaatgacaataGAAAGACgttattacatcactaggtggatgagAAGTGGTTTTTATTTGTGAATTTTTGCTTGTAAATCTGTGATATAGAGGCTATCGGGAGAAGCAAAAATAGCGTAAGCGAACTTCGCTCTGTTTAATCGGTTGGCATTCTGAGCTTTTTTTTACCACATATCCTAGGGTAGTTCAGTTGATAGAACGGTTCCATGGATTGAAAAAGGTTACCAAGTTGGAATTCAGCATCTTATAAAATTTCGCATTGCTTTGGGTATTGATGGATAGTTAAGGTAAATGAGGCATGACTGCGTCGTAATGAATGCATTGATGTTATTTTCAGTCGTCGTCCTGAGTTCGAACACCTGAAACCCGACCAAATTTTTGAATCCGAACCCGACAAATATTTTCTGAACCTGAACGAGTACAAACACCTGAAACCCGACCATTTCTTTTGAGTATTGCTAACCGGCACAATCGAttaacatgaacttagcgaggcacctctcgccgatgataacacAAATAGGtgcataatttgttgctaattagttacggtaattttgtatATGTTGCTCAACATATCAACTAGgtttcgatttgctttcaagcttatttggaaGAGCTGCttcattaacttcatatgaacagcaaagtattcaaaaaattaaataaaaaatattgaaaagcaaattcaaaattatcgcaactaattagcaactttttagcaacaaactattcactgggttcgatttgttttcaagcttatttgagAGAGGTGCTTCATTACCTCCATATGAACAgcgaactaaaaaaaattaaaaataaattgaaaagtaaattcacaattaccgtaactagttagcaacttcatagcaacaaactattcactgggtttcgatttgctttcaaACTTAAATAGGAGGGGTGCttcattaacttcatatgaCCTTAGCAGcagattcaaaattaccgtaacaaatttataacaactggatttcgatttgtttttaggtATATTTAAAAGAGAATCTTTGTTCACTTCATACGACCTTAGCGaggtacaaaaaaaattgagcaacagatTCAAAAtaatcgtaactaattagcaacaaactatctactaggtttcgatttgttttcaagcttatctgGAAGAGCTGCttcattaacttcatatgaacagtgaagcattcaaaaacaattacaaaaaaatgagcaacaaattcaaaatcaccgcaactaattagcaacttttTAGCAACAAACtgttcactgggtttcgatttgctttcaagcttatttggaaGAACTGCttcattaacttcatatgaacagcGAAGTATTCGAAACAATtgcaaaaaaatgagcaacaaattcaaaattaccgcaaCTAATTAGCCACTTTTTAGCAACACactattcactgggtttcgatttgttttcaaacttaAATAGGAGGAGTGCttcattaacttcatatgaCCTTAGCAGtagattcaaaattaccgtaacaaaTTTATAATAACTGgagttcgatttgttttcaagcttatttaggagggaATCTTCGTTAACTCCATATGACCTTAGCGAagtaatcaaacaaaaaattaaagaaaaatagcaacagattcaaaattttcgtaacaaattagcaacaaactatccaataggtttcgatttgttttcaagcttatctgGAAGAGCTGCttcattaacttcatatgaacagtgaagcattcaaaaacaattacaaaaaaatgagcaacaaattcaaaatcaacgcaactaattagcaacttattagcaacaaactaatgaaatctCGAATTTGGTGCATGATTgtgcaaccaaaaaaaaacgatcaccaaaataacaaaaaaaaaatctcaattcACTTTCACTTGACCCTAACGGAGGTGTGCGCGTCCAAGGCTAGTGCGGAATCTCTGCGGGTCccaaacaacagaaaaaaaaatcataaatcaaTCGACGGGTGTCGTATCCGTGGACGGACGGACGGCAGCCGGAGCAGAAATAGAATCGTACACTCATCGATAAAAATTTGCCTGAAGTAACAAAAACCTCCTGTGTCTGTGACTGACAAACTGGAATAACCTTGAAGTAGCAGCAAGTTAAGTTCGACGgttcttttttattcaactaTGTTTCGTTGGTTGGCCTATTCGATTCCCGCGCGAACTCGGAGTGATCGGTGGTATCTACGTAAGCATGATTTTGGCTTCGGAATCCCTCTAGCATTTTGGTACGGGTTTCCGCGAGCATCCTTCATTAAATCATTTGCAATTTTTGAACAGTCGACGTCAGAAGCTTCTCGGAAGATCGCTTCCGGCTCGGCGTCGTAGTGAGCTCATAACGATGATTAATCGTAACTGCCAAAATCATTGCGCTGAACGTGTGTGTGGTGTGATCGGTCGGCCAAATCCGTACTGCTAGCTAGGTGCCGGGTCCTGTAGATACCAACCCCCCCTTCTCGAAAATTACCACGAAACGGAACTAAATATCTAACCAGTTTGGTGCGTTGAAATGAAAAGTACAACAACACAAAAAAATCCGACTCGATATTTTCGAGCGTTAAAAAATCACTCCGAAAGTAcgcggcgacgacgacgacgacgcggTAATCGAGCAACAAGATCAGCCA
This genomic window contains:
- the LOC131432746 gene encoding zinc finger protein squeeze-like, which produces MAEIPTGDYSHIHRSIDQLRSMNERGVLGQLNALSAANSTDLRSAIVHDYKPYISDLRHQQNDRLDYASVVHKQVLDEQRAAANNNNNNSDSEMRHPEDQKPHHYSAPSTPPTPLSISDAQMHESKRYGMKTSRNRKIFANKGDLQLHGGQLHMRETKPYKCSQCTKAFANSSYLSQHTRIHLGIKPYRCEICQRKFTQLSHLQQHIRTHTGDKPYKCRHPGCPKAFSQLSNLQSHSRCHQTDKPYKCNSCYKCFTDEASLLEHIPKHKDSKHLKTHICQLCGKSYTQETYLAKHMQKHAEKEEKRRNRGNNSNNNNNNNNNNSAAAAAAAAAAAAGLSAADAAAGLAGLAGLGLNRMGGMVGNAAAASLVAAGGDHPYWPKVSPDSAASLAEAMQQQQQQQYDFALQQQQQQQHGGGGGGGGNNSANDHHRNLNGGNSANSDDVGEDLVVIRQNPQQQQQQQQQQQQQQQHVNNQTPTSSATNVVVTSGGYDASSVTKTTTNSAFTPINAMPPHLNTLAAAHHHQQLAAAQRPSYLYDAISFQNQKSIQQAAANTAGNSFPNQLISLHQIRNYAHQPSSGLIAGEHLLMGGGGVVGKTEKQ